A window from Pan paniscus chromosome 14, NHGRI_mPanPan1-v2.0_pri, whole genome shotgun sequence encodes these proteins:
- the SPRY2 gene encoding protein sprouty homolog 2, with product MEARAQSGNGSQPLLQTPRDGGRQRGEPDPRDALTQQVHVLSLDQIRAIRNTNEYTEGPTVVPRPGLKPAPRPSTQHKHERLHGLPEHRQPPRLQHSQVHSSARAPLSRSISTVSSGSRSSTRTSTSSSSSEQRLLGSSFSSGPVADGIIRVQPKSELKPGELKPLSKEDLGLHAYRCEDCGKCKCKECTYPRPLPSDWICDKQCLCSAQNVIDYGTCVCCVKGLFYHCSNDDEDNCADNPCSCSQSHCCTRWSAMGVMSLFLPCLWCYLPAKGCLKLCQGCYDRVNRPGCRCKNSNTVCCKVPTVPPRNFEKPT from the coding sequence ATGGAGGCCAGAGCTCAGAGTGGCAACGGGTCGCAGCCCTTGCTGCAGACGCCCCGTGACGGTGGCAGACAGCGTGGGGAGCCCGACCCCAGAGACGCCCTCACCCAGCAGGTACATGTCTTGTCTCTGGATCAGATCAGAGCCATCCGAAACACCAATGAGTACACAGAGGGGCCTACTGTCGTCCCAAGACCTGGGCTCAAGCCTGCTCCTCGCCCCTCCACTCAGCACAAACACGAGAGACTCCACGGTCTGCCTGAGCACCGCCAGCCTCCTAGGCTCCAGCACTCGCAGGTCCATTCTTCTGCACGAGCCCCTCTGTCCAGATCCATAAGCACGGTCAGCTCAGGGTCGCGGAGCAGTACGAGGACAAGTACCAGCAGCAGCTCCTCTGAACAGAGACTGCTAGGATCATCCTTCTCCTCCGGGCCTGTTGCTGATGGGATAATCCGGGTGCAACCCAAATCTGAGCTCAAGCCAGGTGAGCTTAAGCCACTGAGCAAGGAAGATTTGGGCCTGCACGCCTACAGGTGTGAGGACTGTGGCAAGTGCAAATGTAAGGAGTGCACCTACCCAAGGCCTCTGCCATCAGACTGGATCTGCGACAAGCAGTGCCTTTGCTCGGCCCAGAACGTGATTGACTATGGGACTTGTGTATGCTGTGTGAAAGGTCTCTTCTATCACTGTTCTAATGATGATGAGGACAACTGTGCTGACAACCCATGTTCTTGCAGCCAGTCTCACTGTTGTACACGATGGTCAGCCATGGGTGTCATGTCCCTCTTTTTGCCTTGTTTATGGTGTTACCTTCCAGCCAAGGGTTGCCTTAAATTGTGCCAGGGGTGTTATGACCGGGTTAACAGGCCTGGTTGCCGCTGTAAAAACTCAAACACAGTTTGCTGCAAAGTTCCCACTGTCCCCCCTAGGAACTTTGAAAAACCAACATAG